A single genomic interval of Prunus dulcis chromosome 5, ALMONDv2, whole genome shotgun sequence harbors:
- the LOC117627329 gene encoding E3 ubiquitin-protein ligase SINAT3-like yields MEDVGVVECLTTCDGIYEGDSNHSRRRHHHHHHLVVASAMSHNKALSPATSVHELLQCPVCTNFMFPPIHQCLNGHTLCSICKLRVNNRCPTCREELGDIRCLALEKVAESLELPCKYCSLGCMEIFPYDNKLKHEAQCNFRPYNCPYPGSECSVVGDIPFLVGHLREDHKVDMHIGSTFNHLYVKSNPREVDNAARMLMVFNCYSQYFCLHFEAFLLGMAPVYIAFLRFMGDAVEARKFGYRLEVGANGRKLIWEGTPRSIRDSDQKVRDSHDGLIIQRNMALFFSGGDRKQLKLRVAGRIWKENST; encoded by the exons ATGGAGGATGTTGGTGTTGTTGAATGTTTGACAACATGTGATGGGATCTACGAGGGAGACTCTAACCACAGCCGCCGTcgccatcaccatcaccaccatctTGTCGTGGCCTCAGCCATGTCTCACAACAAAGCTCTGTCTCCGGCCACAAGTGTCCATGAACTTCTCCAATGCCCCGTCTGCACAAACTTTATGTTCCCACCAATCCACCAG TGCCTAAATGGGCACACTCTGTGCTCCATCTGCAAATTGAGGGTGAACAACCGGTGCCCGACTTGTAGAGAAGAACTTGGAGACATCAGATGTCTGGCATTGGAGAAGGTAGCAGAGTCACTAGAACTTCCTTGTAAGTATTGTTCTTTGGGCTGCATGGAGATCTTCCCTTACGACAACAAACTTAAACATGAAGCTCAGTGTAACTTTAGACCATACAATTGCCCATATCCTGGATCTGAGTGCTCAGTAGTTGGGGATATTCCATTTTTGGTTGGCCATCTACGAGAAGATCACAAGGTTGACATGCACATTGGATCAACCTTCAATCATCTCTATGTTAAGTCGAATCCCCGTGAGGTAGACAATGCAGCAAGGATGCTTATG GTTTTTAACTGTTACAGCCAGTACTTCTGCCTGCACTTTGAAGCCTTCCTACTTGGCATGGCTCCGGTTTACATTGCATTCCTTCGTTTCATGGGTGATGCCGTTGAGGCACGAAAATTTGGTTACAGACTGGAGGTGGGCGCAAATGGCAGGAAACTAATATGGGAAGGAACCCCTCGGAGCATACGTGATAGCGATCAGAAGGTTAGGGATAGCCATGATGGTCTCATAATCCAGCGTAACATGGCACTTTTTTTCTCTGGTGGAGACAGGAAGCAGCTCAAGCTCCGGGTTGCCGGACggatttggaaagaaaacaGCACCTAG
- the LOC117628362 gene encoding probable inactive ATP-dependent zinc metalloprotease FTSHI 1, chloroplastic isoform X1 produces MTSMDILNSPRLYIPKPHTHFKSPNHSKRFNLIRKIQPQPPFPHRTLTFLCQSYSGPSSRSGDTSKAPQDDFVTRVLKENPSQIEPRYLVGDKFYTSKEKESLGNNSNVGFIELWAKRLKFSKAEPKKERTEGQNDSEVRDESVYLKDILREYKGKLYVPEQIFGTELPEEEEFERSLEELPTMSFEDFQKALKSDKVKLLTFKEVTGTSYGFTDFIVDLKEIPGQKSLHRTKWAVRLDEGEAQALLEEYTGPRYVIEGHATSLVGKLPRYPHPVASSISSRMMVELGMVTAVMAAAAVVVGGFLASAVFAVTSFIFVSTVYVVWPIVKPFIRLFLGLIFGILERVWDNLVDFFSDGGIFSKFSDFYTFGGVSSSIEMLKPITIVLLTMVLLVRFTLSRRPKNFRKWDLWQGIDFSRSKAEARVDGSTGVKFSDVAGIDEAVEELQELVRYLKNPELFDKMGIKPPHGVLLEGPPGCGKTLVAKAIAGEAGVPFYQMAGSEFVEVLVGVGSARIRDLFKRAKVNKPSVIFIDEIDALATRRQGIFKESSDHLYNAATQERETTLNQLLIELDGFDTGKGVIFLAATNRRDLLDPALLRPGRFDRKIKIRPPAAKGRLDILKIHASKVKMSESVDLSSYAQNLPGWTGAKLAQLVQEAALVAVRKGHESIRQSDLDDAVDRLTVGPKRVGIELGHQGQCRRSTTEVGVAITSHLLRQYENAEVECCDRISIIPRGQTLSQVVFHRLDDESYMFERRPQLLHRLQVLLGGRAAEEVIYGRDTSRASVDYLADASWLARKILTIWNLENPMVIHGEPPPWRKKVQFVGPRLDFEGSLYHDYDLIEPPVNFNLDDEVAKRTEELIHNMYDKTLSLLKRHHAALLKTVKVLLERKEISGEEIDFILNKYPPQTPLKLLFEEENPGSLKFIKQEQEQERELEYALLTQSKGETL; encoded by the exons ATGACTTCAATGGACATTCTCAATTCACCCAGGCTTTACATTCCCAAACCCCACACCCACTTCAAATCCCCAAATCACTCAAAGCGCTTCAATTTGATTCGAAAAATTCAACCACAGCCACCTTTCCCTCACCGGACGCTCACCTTCCTTTGCCAGTCGTATTCGGGGCCCTCGTCACGGTCGGGTGACACTAGCAAAGCCCCCCAAGACGATTTTGTGACCAGGGTCTTGAAGGAGAACCCAAGCCAGATTGAACCCAGGTACTTAGTTGGTGACAAGTTTTACACttcgaaagaaaaagagagtttGGGCAATAATTCCAATGTGGGTTTTATTGAACTCTGGGCAAAGAGATTGAAATTTTCGAAGGCAGAACCGAAGAAAGAGAGGACTGAGGGTCAAAATGATAGTGAAGTGAGGGATGAATCTGTTTATTTGAAGGACATTTTGAGGGAGTATAAAGGAAAGCTCTATGTGCCAGAGCAGATTTTTGGGACTGAGTTGCCGGAGGAAGAGGAATTTGAGAGGAGTTTGGAGGAATTGCCCACAATGAGCTTTGAGGATTTTCAGAAAGCTTTGAAGAGTGATAAGGTTAAGTTGTTGACTTTTAAGGAAGTGACAGGGACTTCTTATGGGTTCACTGATTTCATTGTCGATTTGAAGGAGATCCCAGGCCAGAAGAGCTTGCATAGAACCAAAtg GGCAGTGAGGCTGGATGAGGGTGAAGCTCAGGCTCTTCTGGAGGAGTATACGGGCCCGAGATATGTAATAGAGGGGCATGCTACG TCTTTGGTTGGAAAATTACCACGTTACCCTCATCCAGTGGCATCTTCCATATCTAGCAGAATGATGGTagagcttggaatggtaacAGCTGTAATGGCTGCTGCTGCAGTTGTTGTTGGAGGGTTCCTGGCTTCTGCAGTATTTGCTGTTACCAGTTTCATTTTTGTGTCGACTGTATATGTCGTATGGCCTATAGTCAAACCATTTATTAGACTTTTTCTTGGTCTCATCTTTGGAATTTTAGAGAGAGTATGGGATAATCTTGTTGACTTCTTCAGTGACGGAGGCATTTTCTctaaattttctgatttttacaCTTTTGGTGGTGTATCTTCCAGCATTGAGATGTTAAAACCAATTACAATTGTCCTTTTGACCATGGTCCTTCTTGTCCGTTTCACTCTCTCTAGAAGACCTAAGAACTTCAGGAAGTGG GATCTGTGGCAAGGGATTGATTTTTCACGGTCTAAAGCAGAAGCTCGTGTTGAT GGGTCAACTGGAGTTAAGTTTAGTGACGTGGCAGGGATTGATGAAGCAGTAGAGGAACTCCAGGAG TTGGTGAGGTACTTGAAGAACCCAGAACTGTTTGATAAAATGGGAATAAAGCCTCCGCATGGGGTTCTTTTAGAGGGCCCACCTGGATGCGGCAAG ACCCTGGTTGCTAAGGCCATAGCGGGTGAGGCTGGTGTTCCATTTTACCAAATGGCTGGATCtgaatttgttgaagtttTAGTTGGTGTTGGTTCTGCTCGTATTAGGGATCTATTCAAAAGAGCCAAG GTAAACAAACCGTCAGTTATTttcattgatgaaattgatgcATTGGCTACGAG GCGTCAAGGGATTTTTAAGGAATCTTCCGACCACCTGTATAATGCAGCCACTCAAGAGAGGGAAACTACACTGAACCAGCTCTTAATAGAGCTTGATGGGTTTGATACTGGTAAAGGTGTTATATTTTTAGCTGCTACAAATCGCAGGGATTTGTTAGACCCTGCACTTCTCCGACCAGGTCGTTTTGATCGCAAG ATAAAAATTCGTCCTCCTGCTGCAAAGGGGAGATTGGATATTTTGAAAATCCACGCAAGCAAAGTGAAAATGTCAGAGTCTGTTGATTTGTCCAGCTATGCACAGAACTTACCTG GATGGACGGGAGCAAAGTTGGCTCAGCTGGTCCAAGAGGCTGCACTTGTAGCGGTGAGGAAGGGGCATGAGTCAATTCGTCAGTCAGACTTGGATGATGCAGTTGATAGACTTACTGTAGGACCAAAACGGGTTGGAATAGAGTTAGGTCATCAGGGACAATGTCGTCGATCCACTACTGAAGTTGGAGTTGCAATAACTTCTCATCTGCTTAGGCAATATGAGAATGCAGAAGTTGAATGCTGTGATCGTATCTCAATCATCCCTCGTGGTCAG ACATTATCGCAAGTTGTATTTCATCGACTTGATGATGAATCATACATGTTTGAGCGCCGGCCACAATTGCTGCATCGCCTTCAG GTTTTACTTGGAGGGAGGGCCGCTGAAGAGGTCATATATGGACGGGACACATCAAGGGCTTCAGTTGACTACCTTGCTGATGCATCTTGGCTTGCTCGTAAAATTTTAACCAT TTGGAATTTGGAGAATCCAATGGTCATACACGGAGAGCCACCACCTTGGAGGAAGAAAGTTCAATTTGTAGGCCCTCGGCTGGACTTTGAGGGATCACTGTACCACGACTATGACCTAATTGAACCACCAGTGAACTTCAATTTAGACGATGAGGTTGCGAAAAGGACTGAAGAGCTGATACATAATATGTATGACAAAACACTTTCTTTGCTTAAAAGGCACCATGCAGCCTTGCTTAAAACTGTGAAG GTTCTTCTTGAACGCAAGGAAATTAGCGGCGAAGAAATCGATTTTATCTTGAACAAGTACCCTCCACAGACACCCTTAAAGCTTCTTTTTGAGGAAGAAAATCCTGGCAGCCTTAAGTTCATCAAACAGGAACAGGAACAGGAACGTGAGTTAGAGTATGCCCTTCTAACACAATCCAAAGGAGAAACCCTATGA
- the LOC117628362 gene encoding probable inactive ATP-dependent zinc metalloprotease FTSHI 1, chloroplastic isoform X2, with protein MTSMDILNSPRLYIPKPHTHFKSPNHSKRFNLIRKIQPQPPFPHRTLTFLCQSYSGPSSRSGDTSKAPQDDFVTRVLKENPSQIEPRYLVGDKFYTSKEKESLGNNSNVGFIELWAKRLKFSKAEPKKERTEGQNDSEVRDESVYLKDILREYKGKLYVPEQIFGTELPEEEEFERSLEELPTMSFEDFQKALKSDKVKLLTFKEVTGTSYGFTDFIVDLKEIPGQKSLHRTKWAVRLDEGEAQALLEEYTGPRYVIEGHATSLVGKLPRYPHPVASSISSRMMVELGMVTAVMAAAAVVVGGFLASAVFAVTSFIFVSTVYVVWPIVKPFIRLFLGLIFGILERVWDNLVDFFSDGGIFSKFSDFYTFGGVSSSIEMLKPITIVLLTMVLLVRFTLSRRPKNFRKWDLWQGIDFSRSKAEARVDGSTGVKFSDVAGIDEAVEELQELVRYLKNPELFDKMGIKPPHGVLLEGPPGCGKTLVAKAIAGEAGVPFYQMAGSEFVEVLVGVGSARIRDLFKRAKVNKPSVIFIDEIDALATRRQGIFKESSDHLYNAATQERETTLNQLLIELDGFDTGKGVIFLAATNRRDLLDPALLRPGRFDRKIKIRPPAAKGRLDILKIHASKVKMSESVDLSSYAQNLPGWTGAKLAQLVQEAALVAVRKGHESIRQSDLDDAVDRLTVGPKRVGIELGHQGQCRRSTTEVGVAITSHLLRQYENAEVECCDRISIIPRGQTLSQVVFHRLDDESYMFERRPQLLHRLQVLLGGRAAEEVIYGRDTSRASVDYLADASWLALGIWRIQWSYTESHHLGGRKFNL; from the exons ATGACTTCAATGGACATTCTCAATTCACCCAGGCTTTACATTCCCAAACCCCACACCCACTTCAAATCCCCAAATCACTCAAAGCGCTTCAATTTGATTCGAAAAATTCAACCACAGCCACCTTTCCCTCACCGGACGCTCACCTTCCTTTGCCAGTCGTATTCGGGGCCCTCGTCACGGTCGGGTGACACTAGCAAAGCCCCCCAAGACGATTTTGTGACCAGGGTCTTGAAGGAGAACCCAAGCCAGATTGAACCCAGGTACTTAGTTGGTGACAAGTTTTACACttcgaaagaaaaagagagtttGGGCAATAATTCCAATGTGGGTTTTATTGAACTCTGGGCAAAGAGATTGAAATTTTCGAAGGCAGAACCGAAGAAAGAGAGGACTGAGGGTCAAAATGATAGTGAAGTGAGGGATGAATCTGTTTATTTGAAGGACATTTTGAGGGAGTATAAAGGAAAGCTCTATGTGCCAGAGCAGATTTTTGGGACTGAGTTGCCGGAGGAAGAGGAATTTGAGAGGAGTTTGGAGGAATTGCCCACAATGAGCTTTGAGGATTTTCAGAAAGCTTTGAAGAGTGATAAGGTTAAGTTGTTGACTTTTAAGGAAGTGACAGGGACTTCTTATGGGTTCACTGATTTCATTGTCGATTTGAAGGAGATCCCAGGCCAGAAGAGCTTGCATAGAACCAAAtg GGCAGTGAGGCTGGATGAGGGTGAAGCTCAGGCTCTTCTGGAGGAGTATACGGGCCCGAGATATGTAATAGAGGGGCATGCTACG TCTTTGGTTGGAAAATTACCACGTTACCCTCATCCAGTGGCATCTTCCATATCTAGCAGAATGATGGTagagcttggaatggtaacAGCTGTAATGGCTGCTGCTGCAGTTGTTGTTGGAGGGTTCCTGGCTTCTGCAGTATTTGCTGTTACCAGTTTCATTTTTGTGTCGACTGTATATGTCGTATGGCCTATAGTCAAACCATTTATTAGACTTTTTCTTGGTCTCATCTTTGGAATTTTAGAGAGAGTATGGGATAATCTTGTTGACTTCTTCAGTGACGGAGGCATTTTCTctaaattttctgatttttacaCTTTTGGTGGTGTATCTTCCAGCATTGAGATGTTAAAACCAATTACAATTGTCCTTTTGACCATGGTCCTTCTTGTCCGTTTCACTCTCTCTAGAAGACCTAAGAACTTCAGGAAGTGG GATCTGTGGCAAGGGATTGATTTTTCACGGTCTAAAGCAGAAGCTCGTGTTGAT GGGTCAACTGGAGTTAAGTTTAGTGACGTGGCAGGGATTGATGAAGCAGTAGAGGAACTCCAGGAG TTGGTGAGGTACTTGAAGAACCCAGAACTGTTTGATAAAATGGGAATAAAGCCTCCGCATGGGGTTCTTTTAGAGGGCCCACCTGGATGCGGCAAG ACCCTGGTTGCTAAGGCCATAGCGGGTGAGGCTGGTGTTCCATTTTACCAAATGGCTGGATCtgaatttgttgaagtttTAGTTGGTGTTGGTTCTGCTCGTATTAGGGATCTATTCAAAAGAGCCAAG GTAAACAAACCGTCAGTTATTttcattgatgaaattgatgcATTGGCTACGAG GCGTCAAGGGATTTTTAAGGAATCTTCCGACCACCTGTATAATGCAGCCACTCAAGAGAGGGAAACTACACTGAACCAGCTCTTAATAGAGCTTGATGGGTTTGATACTGGTAAAGGTGTTATATTTTTAGCTGCTACAAATCGCAGGGATTTGTTAGACCCTGCACTTCTCCGACCAGGTCGTTTTGATCGCAAG ATAAAAATTCGTCCTCCTGCTGCAAAGGGGAGATTGGATATTTTGAAAATCCACGCAAGCAAAGTGAAAATGTCAGAGTCTGTTGATTTGTCCAGCTATGCACAGAACTTACCTG GATGGACGGGAGCAAAGTTGGCTCAGCTGGTCCAAGAGGCTGCACTTGTAGCGGTGAGGAAGGGGCATGAGTCAATTCGTCAGTCAGACTTGGATGATGCAGTTGATAGACTTACTGTAGGACCAAAACGGGTTGGAATAGAGTTAGGTCATCAGGGACAATGTCGTCGATCCACTACTGAAGTTGGAGTTGCAATAACTTCTCATCTGCTTAGGCAATATGAGAATGCAGAAGTTGAATGCTGTGATCGTATCTCAATCATCCCTCGTGGTCAG ACATTATCGCAAGTTGTATTTCATCGACTTGATGATGAATCATACATGTTTGAGCGCCGGCCACAATTGCTGCATCGCCTTCAG GTTTTACTTGGAGGGAGGGCCGCTGAAGAGGTCATATATGGACGGGACACATCAAGGGCTTCAGTTGACTACCTTGCTGATGCATCTTGGCTTGCTC TTGGAATTTGGAGAATCCAATGGTCATACACGGAGAGCCACCACCTTGGAGGAAGAAAGTTCAATTTGTAG
- the LOC117628362 gene encoding probable inactive ATP-dependent zinc metalloprotease FTSHI 1, chloroplastic isoform X3, protein MTSMDILNSPRLYIPKPHTHFKSPNHSKRFNLIRKIQPQPPFPHRTLTFLCQSYSGPSSRSGDTSKAPQDDFVTRVLKENPSQIEPRYLVGDKFYTSKEKESLGNNSNVGFIELWAKRLKFSKAEPKKERTEGQNDSEVRDESVYLKDILREYKGKLYVPEQIFGTELPEEEEFERSLEELPTMSFEDFQKALKSDKVKLLTFKEVTGTSYGFTDFIVDLKEIPGQKSLHRTKWAVRLDEGEAQALLEEYTGPRYVIEGHATDLWQGIDFSRSKAEARVDGSTGVKFSDVAGIDEAVEELQELVRYLKNPELFDKMGIKPPHGVLLEGPPGCGKTLVAKAIAGEAGVPFYQMAGSEFVEVLVGVGSARIRDLFKRAKVNKPSVIFIDEIDALATRRQGIFKESSDHLYNAATQERETTLNQLLIELDGFDTGKGVIFLAATNRRDLLDPALLRPGRFDRKIKIRPPAAKGRLDILKIHASKVKMSESVDLSSYAQNLPGWTGAKLAQLVQEAALVAVRKGHESIRQSDLDDAVDRLTVGPKRVGIELGHQGQCRRSTTEVGVAITSHLLRQYENAEVECCDRISIIPRGQTLSQVVFHRLDDESYMFERRPQLLHRLQVLLGGRAAEEVIYGRDTSRASVDYLADASWLARKILTIWNLENPMVIHGEPPPWRKKVQFVGPRLDFEGSLYHDYDLIEPPVNFNLDDEVAKRTEELIHNMYDKTLSLLKRHHAALLKTVKVLLERKEISGEEIDFILNKYPPQTPLKLLFEEENPGSLKFIKQEQEQERELEYALLTQSKGETL, encoded by the exons ATGACTTCAATGGACATTCTCAATTCACCCAGGCTTTACATTCCCAAACCCCACACCCACTTCAAATCCCCAAATCACTCAAAGCGCTTCAATTTGATTCGAAAAATTCAACCACAGCCACCTTTCCCTCACCGGACGCTCACCTTCCTTTGCCAGTCGTATTCGGGGCCCTCGTCACGGTCGGGTGACACTAGCAAAGCCCCCCAAGACGATTTTGTGACCAGGGTCTTGAAGGAGAACCCAAGCCAGATTGAACCCAGGTACTTAGTTGGTGACAAGTTTTACACttcgaaagaaaaagagagtttGGGCAATAATTCCAATGTGGGTTTTATTGAACTCTGGGCAAAGAGATTGAAATTTTCGAAGGCAGAACCGAAGAAAGAGAGGACTGAGGGTCAAAATGATAGTGAAGTGAGGGATGAATCTGTTTATTTGAAGGACATTTTGAGGGAGTATAAAGGAAAGCTCTATGTGCCAGAGCAGATTTTTGGGACTGAGTTGCCGGAGGAAGAGGAATTTGAGAGGAGTTTGGAGGAATTGCCCACAATGAGCTTTGAGGATTTTCAGAAAGCTTTGAAGAGTGATAAGGTTAAGTTGTTGACTTTTAAGGAAGTGACAGGGACTTCTTATGGGTTCACTGATTTCATTGTCGATTTGAAGGAGATCCCAGGCCAGAAGAGCTTGCATAGAACCAAAtg GGCAGTGAGGCTGGATGAGGGTGAAGCTCAGGCTCTTCTGGAGGAGTATACGGGCCCGAGATATGTAATAGAGGGGCATGCTACG GATCTGTGGCAAGGGATTGATTTTTCACGGTCTAAAGCAGAAGCTCGTGTTGAT GGGTCAACTGGAGTTAAGTTTAGTGACGTGGCAGGGATTGATGAAGCAGTAGAGGAACTCCAGGAG TTGGTGAGGTACTTGAAGAACCCAGAACTGTTTGATAAAATGGGAATAAAGCCTCCGCATGGGGTTCTTTTAGAGGGCCCACCTGGATGCGGCAAG ACCCTGGTTGCTAAGGCCATAGCGGGTGAGGCTGGTGTTCCATTTTACCAAATGGCTGGATCtgaatttgttgaagtttTAGTTGGTGTTGGTTCTGCTCGTATTAGGGATCTATTCAAAAGAGCCAAG GTAAACAAACCGTCAGTTATTttcattgatgaaattgatgcATTGGCTACGAG GCGTCAAGGGATTTTTAAGGAATCTTCCGACCACCTGTATAATGCAGCCACTCAAGAGAGGGAAACTACACTGAACCAGCTCTTAATAGAGCTTGATGGGTTTGATACTGGTAAAGGTGTTATATTTTTAGCTGCTACAAATCGCAGGGATTTGTTAGACCCTGCACTTCTCCGACCAGGTCGTTTTGATCGCAAG ATAAAAATTCGTCCTCCTGCTGCAAAGGGGAGATTGGATATTTTGAAAATCCACGCAAGCAAAGTGAAAATGTCAGAGTCTGTTGATTTGTCCAGCTATGCACAGAACTTACCTG GATGGACGGGAGCAAAGTTGGCTCAGCTGGTCCAAGAGGCTGCACTTGTAGCGGTGAGGAAGGGGCATGAGTCAATTCGTCAGTCAGACTTGGATGATGCAGTTGATAGACTTACTGTAGGACCAAAACGGGTTGGAATAGAGTTAGGTCATCAGGGACAATGTCGTCGATCCACTACTGAAGTTGGAGTTGCAATAACTTCTCATCTGCTTAGGCAATATGAGAATGCAGAAGTTGAATGCTGTGATCGTATCTCAATCATCCCTCGTGGTCAG ACATTATCGCAAGTTGTATTTCATCGACTTGATGATGAATCATACATGTTTGAGCGCCGGCCACAATTGCTGCATCGCCTTCAG GTTTTACTTGGAGGGAGGGCCGCTGAAGAGGTCATATATGGACGGGACACATCAAGGGCTTCAGTTGACTACCTTGCTGATGCATCTTGGCTTGCTCGTAAAATTTTAACCAT TTGGAATTTGGAGAATCCAATGGTCATACACGGAGAGCCACCACCTTGGAGGAAGAAAGTTCAATTTGTAGGCCCTCGGCTGGACTTTGAGGGATCACTGTACCACGACTATGACCTAATTGAACCACCAGTGAACTTCAATTTAGACGATGAGGTTGCGAAAAGGACTGAAGAGCTGATACATAATATGTATGACAAAACACTTTCTTTGCTTAAAAGGCACCATGCAGCCTTGCTTAAAACTGTGAAG GTTCTTCTTGAACGCAAGGAAATTAGCGGCGAAGAAATCGATTTTATCTTGAACAAGTACCCTCCACAGACACCCTTAAAGCTTCTTTTTGAGGAAGAAAATCCTGGCAGCCTTAAGTTCATCAAACAGGAACAGGAACAGGAACGTGAGTTAGAGTATGCCCTTCTAACACAATCCAAAGGAGAAACCCTATGA
- the LOC117626885 gene encoding SUN domain-containing protein 5 gives MKKPRNGSLYIKSQSKDTNETFNFQKHNESCNFQKNNDSCKNKNKKNNYSTNKSKSFYELSVSLIFSLWCLVFLFYSKLGLGHGNGGNSAPDNRTTHCPSVHNGEHGDHACSFVENGNGRQTNGMLLDFGSSKSRNDSDVSHNYAISKYSLPETNRLEKLVWSVLGYGDLVCEVHQAQEEQNTNHSGQYLNGRTSHSTYLNFDEFRNITKQEKGQDVPSQLVNITHGLEPDGTEYNYASASKGAKVVAHNKEAKGASNILGKDHDKYLRNPCSVGGKFVIVELAEETLVDAVKIANFEHYSSNFKEFELSGSLSYPADAWSPLGNFVAANVKHAQTFKLTEPKWVRYLKLDLLSHYGSEFYCTLSVLEVYGINAIERMLEDLIVASAESVANKLAEPNATVISSPKEEVGSTDRRTSGEGQNGVRTAGVGIENIEDTQKVNLDVTKNPVTTNKIPATTNKIPEPVMKVRQQPNGRIPGDSVLKILMQKVRSLELNLSVLEEYIKELNRRQGDILPEVGKELLRLSLLLDKTKTEIKDLMQWKENLEKEFTDLESWKAVVSSQVNALARENNMLRLDFENVRKDQASLESKELAVLAVSLFFLCFAILKLVSLQVLTFFRASSQPENACRKSRGWVLMIVSSSMTIFITLICS, from the exons ATGAAGAAGCCTCGGAATGGCTCCTTATATATCAAAAGCCAAAGCAAAGACACCAATGAGACCTTCAATTTTCAGAAACACAATGAAAGCTgcaattttcagaaaaacaaTGACAGCtgcaagaacaaaaacaagaagaacaactACAGCACCAATAAGAGCAAGAGCTTCTATGAATTATCTGTGTCTTTGATCTTCTCACTTTGGTGCCTTGTCTTCCTGTTCTACTCTAAACTTGGTCTTGGCCATGGGAATGGAG GGAATTCAGCTCCTGATAACAGAACTACACATTGTCCTAGTGTTCACAATGGTGAGCACGGTGATCATGCATGCTCATTTGTAGAAAACGGAAACGGGAGGCAGACTAATGGAATGCTATTAGATTTTGGTTCGTCTAAAAGCCGTAATGATTCTGATGTATCTCACAACTATGCAATTTCCAAGTACTCACTTCCAGAGACAAATAGGTTAGAAAAATTAGTTTGGAGTGTTTTAGGTTATGGTGATTTGGTTTGTGAAGTACATCAAGCACAAGAAGAGCAGAACACAAATCATTCGGGGCAATATCTGAATGGAAGAACTTCTCATTCCACCTATCtcaattttgatgaatttcGAAACATAACAAAGCAAGAAAAAGGTCAGGATGTGCCTAGTCAGCTCGTTAACATTACCCATGGACTTGAACCTGATGGAACGGAGTACAACTATGCCTCTGCATCCAAGGGTGCAAAAGTGGTGGCTCACAATAAGGAAGCAAAAGGAGCAAGCAACATATTGGGCAAGGATCACGATAAGTACCTGAGAAACCCTTGTTCCGTAGGGGGGAAGTTTGTTATCGTTGAACTTGCAGAAGAGACTCTGGTAGATGCTGTCAAAATTGCAAACTTTGAGCATTACTCTTCTAATTTCAAGGAATTTGAATTGTCAGGTAGTTTAAGCTATCCAGCAGACGCATGGTCCCCATTGGGAAACTTTGTTGCTGCTAATGTCAAGCATGCTCAAACCTTTAAGCTGACAGAACCCAAATGGGTAAGATACTTGAAGTTGGATTTGCTAAGTCACTATGGATCAGAGTTTTACTGCACACTGAGTGTTCTAGAGGTGTATGGTATTAATGCAATTGAGCGAATGCTTGAAGATCTGATTGTGGCGTCTGCAGAATCTGTGGCCAATAAATTGGCAGAGCCTAATGCAACTGTAATATCTTCTCCAAAAGAAGAGGTTGGTTCAACTGACCGGAGGACAAGTGGTGAAGGTCAAAATGGGGTACGAACGGCTGGTGTAGGGATCGAAAACATTGAAGATACACAAAAAGTCAATTTAGACGTTACCAAAAATCCAGTAACTACGAACAAGATTCCAGCGACAACGAACAAAATTCCAGAACCTGTTATGAAGGTAAGACAGCAGCCAAATGGAAGAATTCCTGGTGATTCTGTTCTGAAGATTTTGATGCAAAAGGTGAGGTCACTTGAGCTGAACTTATCTGTGCTGGAGGAATATATCAAAGAATTAAATCGAAGACAAGGGGATATCTTGCCGGAGGTTGGTAAAGAGCTATTAAGATTATCATTGCTTTTGGACAAAACCAAAACGGAGATTAAAGATCTCATGCAATGGAAGGAAAATTTG GAAAAAGAATTTACTGACCTCGAATCATGGAAAGCTGTTGTCTCATCTCAAGTGAATGCATTGGCCAGGGAAAACAACATGTTAAG ACTGGATTTTGAAAACGTTAGGAAAGATCAAGCGAGCCTGGAAAGTAAAGAGCTTGCTGTTCTAGCCGttagtcttttctttttgtgcttTGCCATTCTCAAACTAGTTTCATTGCAAGTTTTGACATTTTTCAGAGCCTCCTCTCAGCCTGAGAATGCGTGCAGGAAAAGTAGAGGTTGGGTTTTGATGATTGTTAGCAGCAGTATGACAATATTCATTACTTTGATCTGTAGTTAG